Proteins found in one Pontibacter sp. SGAir0037 genomic segment:
- a CDS encoding response regulator transcription factor, producing the protein MNGKQSVASTAESSNNKPAHELSKRELEVLQLIAEGYTNGEIAEKLFNSKRTIETHRQNLLEKTNCRNTASLIKFAMQHGIL; encoded by the coding sequence ATGAATGGCAAGCAAAGTGTTGCCTCGACAGCAGAGTCTTCGAATAACAAGCCTGCGCATGAACTTTCGAAGCGGGAATTGGAAGTACTGCAACTTATTGCCGAAGGATATACCAATGGCGAAATAGCTGAAAAATTGTTTAACAGTAAACGCACCATTGAAACGCATCGGCAGAATCTGCTGGAGAAAACGAATTGTCGCAATACAGCTAGCCTGATAAAGTTTGCGATGCAGCATGGTATACTCTAG
- a CDS encoding response regulator transcription factor, translating to MEQIENDLVKVILSDDHKIIRDGIRAMLKEEKTIAIVGEAASGDELISLLSRTVADVVLLDINMPGRSGFEVAADLRTQFPEVKILFLSMLDNERYAFKAIESGATGYLVKDAGKDELTSALHLVAKGITYISPSI from the coding sequence ATGGAACAAATTGAAAACGACTTGGTTAAAGTAATCTTATCAGATGATCACAAAATTATCAGGGATGGCATTCGTGCCATGCTTAAAGAGGAGAAAACAATAGCCATTGTAGGAGAGGCAGCTAGTGGCGATGAACTGATAAGCTTACTAAGCAGAACAGTAGCTGATGTTGTTTTGCTGGATATTAACATGCCGGGCAGAAGCGGATTCGAAGTAGCAGCCGATCTTCGCACTCAGTTTCCGGAGGTAAAAATTCTGTTCTTATCTATGCTCGACAATGAGCGATATGCTTTTAAAGCGATAGAAAGCGGTGCTACCGGCTATTTGGTAAAAGATGCAGGAAAAGATGAACTGACTTCTGCTTTACACCTGGTAGCAAAAGGGATTACCTATATCAGCCCCAGTATTTAA
- a CDS encoding DUF563 domain-containing protein translates to MKTLYHKINRRFKKIVQRFVPHNTRYRPSGVCKINAEGIFSTNSSELIVHPVYENELTRLDIPDALFEACSDYWKPKREVLTDYIIAEIPSGRVYTDNESSVAIVTKYNRVVENVSLSLVDGKVVEPNLNNIFEQRYFSIPKRVKGTVFTLLTGGAGLNNISHWFLDVLPRLHLLKESGLYDRVDYFLVPSLRYDYQRETLELLGIPAEKIITSDTCPHLAADCIIASTAPRGNHTLVPVWLCDFIQNAFSNAIPEGELPGLYPSRIYISRKDSKMRNVINEIQLEKELKAQGFETIVSSQLSIKEKIKIFSQAEVVVSATGAGLINMLFCKPGTRLIEIFNEGFVIEPFYDIAPKIGLDYDYIICEGIRPITNASQGQREDVLVDIERLLQLLKKDTAKDKRQSVVGAAYTD, encoded by the coding sequence ATGAAAACACTCTACCATAAAATAAATAGACGATTCAAAAAAATTGTACAACGTTTTGTACCACATAATACCCGGTACCGCCCAAGCGGAGTGTGCAAAATAAATGCAGAAGGTATTTTCAGCACCAACAGCAGCGAACTGATCGTTCACCCGGTTTATGAGAATGAACTCACACGCCTGGATATACCGGATGCCCTGTTCGAAGCTTGTTCTGATTACTGGAAGCCGAAGCGGGAAGTGCTGACAGATTATATTATAGCCGAAATTCCTTCAGGCAGGGTTTATACAGACAATGAAAGCAGCGTTGCCATTGTGACCAAGTATAACCGGGTTGTAGAAAATGTATCACTCAGTCTTGTGGATGGAAAAGTAGTAGAGCCGAACCTGAACAATATTTTTGAGCAGCGTTATTTCTCCATCCCTAAGCGAGTAAAGGGGACTGTATTTACCCTGTTAACAGGTGGTGCCGGTTTAAATAATATCAGTCACTGGTTTTTGGATGTACTCCCACGCCTTCACCTGCTCAAAGAAAGCGGCCTGTACGATAGAGTAGATTATTTCCTGGTTCCAAGTCTCCGTTACGATTATCAGCGGGAAACGCTGGAATTACTTGGTATACCTGCCGAAAAAATTATTACCAGCGATACCTGTCCGCACCTGGCAGCAGACTGTATTATTGCTTCTACAGCACCACGCGGCAATCATACGCTGGTTCCGGTATGGCTCTGCGATTTTATTCAGAATGCCTTTTCGAATGCCATACCCGAGGGTGAACTGCCTGGTCTGTATCCTTCGCGGATTTACATCAGCCGGAAAGACTCTAAAATGCGCAACGTTATAAACGAAATACAGCTCGAAAAAGAATTAAAGGCGCAGGGTTTTGAAACCATCGTTTCCAGCCAGTTGTCCATCAAAGAGAAAATTAAAATTTTCTCGCAGGCTGAAGTAGTGGTTTCGGCAACTGGTGCCGGACTGATTAACATGCTTTTCTGTAAACCGGGTACCCGGCTTATCGAGATTTTCAACGAAGGATTTGTGATAGAACCCTTCTATGACATCGCTCCTAAAATTGGCCTCGATTACGATTACATTATTTGCGAGGGAATCAGGCCTATAACCAATGCTTCCCAAGGCCAGCGGGAAGATGTGCTGGTGGATATAGAACGCTTGCTGCAACTGCTTAAAAAAGATACAGCCAAAGATAAAAGACAGAGTGTAGTAGGTGCTGCCTATACAGATTAA
- a CDS encoding M13 family metallopeptidase, translating into MSKANYSDNKLAVKNKLRLILFGAAALCSIEVSAQKAPNKAPFINKANMDLSVKPGDDFYTYANGTWLKNNQVPAKETRWGSFNELRDFNINAVKTILNESAAKTNAPAGSIEKRVGDFYAAAMDSAAIDKLGYTPIKPDLERIAAIKDLNGVLNEVAFLRTSGAASPMFGFYVGQDRKNVNNMVPQISQGGTTLPDRDYYLKNDARSTRIQEAYKNYIVKLFTLTGVPEATAQKNAETIFNLEKNLAEAQMSRVEMRDPYKTYNKFAVADFSKTTSNLDWKSLMAKMKVTGQDTVLVNSPAFFTALNSQLTTTPVEDWKTYLQWNVLKSAAPYLSSDFVDANFVYSQVLSGQKVQTPRWQRMSSLTDNTIGELLGQLYVQKHFKPEAKARMDELISNLIKAYEIRINKLEWMSGETKEKALAKLHAFTPKVGYPSKWKTYEGLNINRNTFFQNIRNAGQWGYNDMISQLGKPVDRTKWGMTPPTVNAYYSPVMNEIVFPAGILQFPFFDPNADDAVNYGGIGAVIGHEISHGFDDSGSQYDKDGTLRNWWTAEDLAKFKAKAKELEEQYNSYTVLDTIHVNGKLTLGENIGDLGGLSAAYEAFKMTKQGKSKKKIDGFTPDQRFFLSWAQVWRGNILPESAAQQIVTDPHSPGEYRTIGAPVNMDAWYEAFNVKPGDKLYKSPEERIRIW; encoded by the coding sequence ATGTCTAAAGCAAATTACAGCGATAATAAGCTTGCTGTAAAAAACAAGCTACGTCTTATCCTGTTCGGGGCTGCGGCACTTTGCTCTATCGAAGTTTCTGCTCAGAAAGCTCCAAACAAAGCTCCGTTCATTAACAAGGCCAACATGGACCTTAGTGTAAAGCCCGGAGATGACTTTTATACCTATGCCAATGGCACCTGGTTAAAAAACAATCAGGTTCCGGCTAAAGAAACGCGTTGGGGAAGCTTTAACGAGCTGCGCGACTTTAACATCAACGCTGTAAAAACCATCTTAAACGAATCCGCTGCAAAAACCAATGCTCCTGCAGGTTCTATCGAAAAGCGTGTAGGCGACTTTTACGCAGCTGCCATGGACAGTGCTGCCATCGATAAACTTGGCTATACCCCGATTAAGCCTGACCTGGAAAGAATCGCTGCTATCAAGGATCTAAACGGTGTGCTGAACGAGGTGGCTTTCCTCAGAACTTCTGGCGCTGCTTCTCCTATGTTCGGCTTCTACGTGGGGCAGGACCGCAAGAACGTGAACAACATGGTGCCGCAGATCAGCCAGGGCGGAACCACCTTGCCTGACCGTGATTATTACCTGAAAAATGATGCACGCTCTACACGCATCCAGGAAGCTTACAAAAACTATATTGTTAAGCTTTTCACTTTAACAGGTGTGCCTGAAGCTACAGCACAGAAAAATGCTGAGACCATCTTTAACCTGGAGAAAAACCTGGCTGAAGCACAAATGAGCCGTGTAGAAATGCGCGACCCATATAAAACATACAATAAATTTGCCGTAGCTGATTTCAGCAAAACCACTTCAAACCTGGACTGGAAATCACTGATGGCCAAAATGAAAGTAACCGGTCAGGATACCGTACTGGTAAACTCTCCTGCTTTCTTTACAGCTCTAAACAGCCAGCTGACAACCACGCCGGTGGAAGACTGGAAAACCTATCTGCAATGGAATGTACTGAAGTCTGCAGCGCCTTATCTCAGCTCTGATTTCGTAGATGCAAACTTTGTCTATTCGCAGGTTTTATCAGGCCAGAAGGTGCAGACACCACGTTGGCAGCGCATGTCTTCGCTCACCGACAACACCATTGGTGAACTGCTTGGACAGCTTTATGTGCAGAAACACTTTAAGCCTGAGGCAAAAGCCAGAATGGATGAGTTGATCAGCAACCTGATTAAAGCTTATGAGATCAGGATTAACAAGCTGGAGTGGATGAGCGGCGAGACAAAAGAAAAAGCACTTGCCAAACTGCATGCTTTTACTCCAAAAGTTGGCTATCCGTCTAAATGGAAAACCTACGAAGGCTTAAACATCAACCGTAATACTTTCTTCCAGAACATCCGAAATGCTGGTCAGTGGGGCTACAACGACATGATCAGCCAGTTAGGTAAGCCGGTTGACAGAACGAAGTGGGGTATGACACCTCCAACTGTTAATGCTTACTACAGCCCGGTGATGAACGAGATCGTATTCCCGGCGGGTATTCTGCAGTTCCCTTTCTTCGACCCGAACGCGGATGATGCCGTTAACTATGGTGGTATCGGGGCTGTTATCGGCCACGAGATTTCTCACGGCTTCGACGACTCAGGTAGCCAGTACGACAAAGACGGTACCCTGCGCAACTGGTGGACTGCCGAGGACTTAGCTAAGTTTAAAGCGAAAGCAAAAGAACTGGAGGAACAGTACAACAGCTATACTGTTCTGGATACGATCCATGTAAACGGTAAATTAACTTTAGGCGAAAACATTGGTGACCTGGGTGGTTTAAGTGCTGCTTACGAAGCCTTTAAAATGACCAAGCAAGGTAAGTCTAAAAAGAAAATCGATGGTTTTACACCGGATCAGCGTTTCTTCTTATCGTGGGCACAGGTGTGGAGAGGCAATATATTGCCGGAAAGTGCAGCGCAGCAAATCGTGACAGACCCACACTCACCCGGAGAATACAGAACAATCGGAGCTCCGGTAAACATGGATGCCTGGTACGAAGCATTTAATGTGAAGCCAGGTGATAAGCTTTACAAGAGTCCTGAAGAAAGAATCAGAATCTGGTAA